In Actinomadura citrea, a single window of DNA contains:
- a CDS encoding carbohydrate ABC transporter permease yields MTATLTRKAGAPPRDRRGAARRARRRGPSAYAVLVALVALAGVMLLPFVVVVFNALKTPQEYSSNGPLSPPDGFHLDGVRQFWERVDFGHVLLNSAIVSGSVAVLAVLLSVLNAYALGIGRIKGRMWVLALLLLANTLPQEALVYPLYYMAKQVGLYDTRISVIIVFTVIQSAFGTYLLSSVMAAFPRPLLEAARIDGAGRWQVLWRVVVPVVRPTLSVLLVFFFVWTWNEFLIPMVFLISNENQTVSVALGVLQGQRLMDATMSSAASLLGLLPTVAFFLIFQRTLARGLTAGAIK; encoded by the coding sequence ATGACCGCGACGCTGACGAGGAAGGCGGGCGCGCCGCCGCGCGACCGCCGGGGCGCGGCCCGCCGCGCCCGCCGCCGCGGCCCGTCCGCCTACGCGGTGCTGGTGGCGCTGGTCGCGCTCGCCGGCGTGATGCTGCTCCCGTTCGTCGTGGTGGTCTTCAACGCGCTGAAGACGCCGCAGGAGTACTCCTCGAACGGCCCATTGTCGCCGCCGGACGGGTTCCACCTGGACGGCGTCCGGCAGTTCTGGGAGCGCGTCGACTTCGGGCACGTCCTGCTGAACAGCGCGATCGTCAGCGGCTCCGTCGCCGTCCTCGCCGTGCTGCTGTCGGTGCTCAACGCCTACGCGCTCGGCATCGGCCGGATCAAGGGGCGGATGTGGGTGCTCGCCCTGCTCCTCCTGGCGAACACGCTGCCGCAGGAGGCGCTCGTCTACCCGCTGTACTACATGGCGAAGCAGGTCGGCCTGTACGACACCAGGATCAGCGTGATCATCGTGTTCACGGTCATCCAGAGCGCGTTCGGCACCTACCTGCTGTCGTCGGTGATGGCGGCGTTCCCGCGCCCGCTGCTGGAGGCGGCGCGGATCGACGGCGCCGGCCGGTGGCAGGTGCTGTGGCGGGTCGTCGTCCCGGTCGTCCGGCCGACGCTGTCGGTCCTGCTCGTGTTCTTCTTCGTGTGGACCTGGAACGAGTTCCTGATCCCCATGGTCTTCCTCATCTCCAACGAGAACCAGACGGTCTCGGTCGCCCTCGGCGTCCTGCAGGGCCAGCGCCTCATGGACGCCACCATGTCCAGCGCCGCGTCGCTCCTCGGCCTCCTGCCGACCGTCGCGTTCTTCCTCATCTTCCAGCGCACCCTTGCGCGCGGACTCACGGCGGGGGCAATCAAGTAA
- a CDS encoding carbohydrate ABC transporter permease, producing the protein MTTPGRGRSREQWGYLPYLLPGLLLFTAVIGVPFLMNIGTSFTEWTGVGAPEWIGLGNYRELVRDGEFWASFRHNVLIIFGMAIVPTMIGLVLAAALTDLVDRHFGPRTASVLRACVYLPQVLPVVIAGVVWSWLLAPENGAVNALLDAVGLGSLAHDWLGDPATALWSVVGVMVWMQIGFPLVIFMSGLQRVDPSLYEAAEIDGASWGRRFRHVTVPQIRPEIFVVLLWTTIAALKAFPQIFVLTKGGPGGATNVPSYYSWVNFFEKSDVGYGSAIATVLTLVILALTVVFLRLQARDLEEGR; encoded by the coding sequence GTGACGACGCCAGGCCGCGGCCGGTCGCGGGAGCAGTGGGGCTACCTGCCCTACCTGCTCCCCGGCCTGCTCCTCTTCACCGCCGTCATCGGGGTGCCGTTCCTGATGAACATCGGGACGAGCTTCACCGAGTGGACGGGCGTCGGCGCCCCCGAGTGGATCGGGCTCGGCAACTACCGCGAGCTCGTCCGGGACGGGGAGTTCTGGGCCTCGTTCCGGCACAACGTCCTGATCATCTTCGGGATGGCGATCGTCCCGACGATGATCGGGCTGGTGCTGGCCGCGGCACTGACCGACCTGGTCGACCGGCACTTCGGCCCGCGCACCGCGAGCGTCCTGCGCGCCTGCGTCTACCTGCCGCAGGTGCTGCCGGTCGTCATCGCGGGCGTGGTGTGGAGCTGGCTGCTGGCCCCGGAGAACGGCGCGGTCAACGCGCTCCTGGACGCCGTGGGCCTCGGCTCCCTCGCGCACGACTGGCTCGGCGACCCGGCCACCGCCCTGTGGAGCGTCGTCGGCGTCATGGTCTGGATGCAGATCGGCTTCCCGTTGGTGATCTTCATGTCGGGGCTGCAGCGGGTCGACCCGTCGCTGTACGAGGCGGCGGAGATCGACGGCGCCTCGTGGGGCCGCCGGTTCCGGCACGTCACCGTCCCGCAGATCCGGCCGGAGATCTTCGTCGTGCTGCTGTGGACGACGATCGCCGCGCTGAAGGCCTTCCCGCAGATCTTCGTGCTCACCAAGGGCGGCCCGGGCGGGGCGACGAACGTGCCGTCCTACTACTCCTGGGTCAACTTCTTCGAGAAGTCCGACGTCGGCTACGGCTCGGCGATCGCGACCGTGCTGACGCTGGTCATCCTCGCGCTGACCGTCGTCTTCCTGCGCCTGCAGGCACGCGACCTGGAGGAGGGGCGATGA
- a CDS encoding ABC transporter substrate-binding protein — protein MIKAGRSAAVLAALAAAALSLTACGGDDGGSGGKELKLWHYEAPDSAMGKAWDEAIKEFEATHPGVKVTFEEKGFEQIQKTAPMVLNSKDAPDVMEYNKGNATAGMLSRQGLLTDLTPEVTKRGWDKLISPNVQVTAKYDAKGTMGGDTWYGVPDYAEYLQVYYNKDLFEKNDVKIPTTFAELTAAMDAFVAKGVTPLTNAGAEYMAHQFVYQLALDKADRAWVDAFQRYTGKTNFNDAAWTYGATTFADWVKKGYIAKKSVSLKAEDAGVAFMSGKFPMMFSGSWWFGRVAAEAKFDWETAVWPGAKMTLGSGGNLWVVPKGSENKQLAYDFIDITMKKQAQATLGNAGGVPVAADPSAITDAKAKKLIADFDGLTRSDGLAYYPDWPVAGFYDAWVAQTQKLMNGTAPGEVLGGIQKTYDGGLPK, from the coding sequence ATGATCAAGGCAGGCAGGAGCGCGGCGGTGCTCGCCGCCCTTGCCGCGGCGGCGCTGTCGCTCACGGCGTGCGGCGGCGACGACGGCGGTTCCGGCGGCAAGGAGCTGAAGCTCTGGCACTACGAGGCCCCCGACAGCGCCATGGGCAAGGCGTGGGACGAGGCGATCAAGGAGTTCGAGGCCACCCACCCCGGCGTCAAGGTGACGTTCGAGGAGAAGGGCTTCGAGCAGATCCAGAAGACTGCGCCCATGGTGCTGAACTCCAAGGACGCCCCCGACGTCATGGAGTACAACAAGGGCAACGCGACCGCCGGCATGCTCTCCAGGCAGGGCCTGCTCACCGATCTCACCCCCGAGGTCACCAAGCGGGGCTGGGACAAGCTGATCAGCCCGAACGTCCAGGTCACCGCCAAGTACGACGCCAAGGGCACGATGGGCGGTGACACATGGTACGGCGTCCCTGACTATGCGGAGTACCTGCAGGTCTACTACAACAAGGACCTGTTCGAGAAGAACGACGTCAAGATCCCGACGACGTTCGCCGAGCTGACCGCCGCGATGGACGCGTTCGTCGCCAAGGGCGTCACGCCGCTGACCAACGCGGGCGCCGAGTACATGGCGCACCAGTTCGTCTACCAGCTCGCCCTGGACAAGGCCGACCGCGCCTGGGTGGACGCCTTCCAGCGCTACACCGGCAAGACGAACTTCAACGACGCCGCATGGACCTACGGGGCGACCACCTTCGCCGACTGGGTGAAGAAGGGCTACATCGCCAAGAAGTCCGTCAGCCTCAAGGCGGAGGACGCCGGCGTCGCGTTCATGAGCGGCAAGTTCCCCATGATGTTCTCCGGGAGCTGGTGGTTCGGCCGGGTCGCCGCGGAGGCGAAGTTCGACTGGGAGACGGCCGTCTGGCCCGGCGCCAAGATGACGCTCGGCTCGGGCGGGAACCTCTGGGTCGTCCCCAAGGGGTCGGAGAACAAGCAGCTCGCCTACGACTTCATCGACATCACGATGAAGAAGCAGGCGCAGGCCACGCTCGGCAACGCGGGAGGCGTGCCGGTCGCGGCGGACCCGTCCGCGATCACCGATGCCAAGGCCAAGAAGCTCATCGCCGACTTCGACGGGCTGACCCGGTCCGACGGGCTCGCCTACTACCCCGACTGGCCGGTCGCCGGCTTCTACGACGCCTGGGTGGCGCAGACGCAGAAGCTCATGAACGGCACCGCGCCGGGTGAGGTCCTCGGCGGCATCCAGAAGACCTACGACGGCGGCCTGCCGAAGTGA